The Malus domestica chromosome 10, GDT2T_hap1 genome contains a region encoding:
- the LOC103446541 gene encoding pentatricopeptide repeat-containing protein At2g33760, giving the protein MEAKQLRHDLGVAGSAPKSPAYLALLRAGPRIKPLQQVHAHLVVSGSHRSRALLTKLLTLACEAGSIFYTHRLFLSVPIPDAFLFNSLIKASSKFGFPQYTVFFYHSMLAFCIPPSSYTFTSVIKSCADLSDLRLGRGVHSHALVCGYGADSFVQAALVSLYSKSGDLGAAWKMFDKMPDRNVVAWNSMISGYEQNGLSKEAIVVFDQMRELGVEPDSTTFVSVLAACSQLGALGLGCSVHRDVINSGLHVNVALGSSLINMYARCGNVSKAREVFDSMKERNVIAWTAMISGYATNGYGTQAVELFREMKARGPVPNTITFVAVLAACAHAGLVPEGREAFASMRQDYGLVPSVEHHVCLVDMLGRAGLLNEAYQLIKELGAEEAAPAVWTAMLGACKMHKNFDLGVIVAEHLLEVEPENPGHYVMLSNIYALAGRMDRVEMIRNMMMGRSLRKRVGYSTIDLNHRTYLFSMGDKSHPETSEVYQHLDELMSRCREAGYAPAPESVMHEVEEEEREYALRYHSEKLAITFGLLKTKDGVSIRIVKNLRMCEDCHEAIKFISIVTKREIIVRDKLRFHHFKDGSCSCMDYW; this is encoded by the coding sequence ATGGAAGCCAAACAGCTCCGGCACGATCTCGGAGTCGCCGGTTCAGCCCCGAAGTCTCCGGCCTACCTCGCTCTTCTCCGAGCCGGTCCGCGGATCAAACCGCTGCAACAAGTCCACGCCCACCTCGTCGTGTCCGGTTCGCACCGCAGCCGCGCCCTCCTCACCAAGCTCCTCACTCTGGCCTGCGAAGCCGGTTCGATTTTCTACACTCACCGCCTCTTCCTCTCTGTTCCGATCCCGGACGCCTTCCTCTTCAACTCCCTCATCAAAGCCTCTTCGAAGTTCGGCTTCCCGCAATACACCGTTTTCTTCTACCACAGCATGCTCGCCTTCTGCATTCCGCCGTCGAGCTACACTTTTACGTCGGTGATTAAATCGTGTGCCGATCTTTCTGATCTGAGACTCGGAAGAGGCGTTCATTCGCATGCTTTGGTATGTGGGTACGGCGCGGATTCGTTTGTTCAAGCCGCTCTCGTTAGCTTGTATTCCAAGTCTGGAGATTTGGGTGCCGCCTGGAAGATGTTTGATAAAATGCCGGACAGAAATGTTGTGGCTTGGAATTCGATGATTTCGGGTTATGAGCAAAACGGGTTATCGAAAGAAGCGATTGTGGTGTTTGATCAAATGCGGGAATTGGGTGTTGAACCTGATTCGACGACTTTCGTGAGCGTATTGGCGGCTTGTTCTCAGTTGGGAGCTCTTGGCTTAGGCTGTTCGGTGCATCGTGATGTTATTAACAGTGGCCTTCATGTGAATGTGGCTCTAGGCTCTTCACTGATTAACATGTATGCTAGGTGTGGGAATGTGAGCAAAGCAAGAGAAGTTTTTGATTCGATGAAGGAACGGAATGTGATTGCTTGGACGGCTATGATTTCTGGGTATGCAACGAATGGTTATGGTACTCAAGCTGTGGAGCTCTTCCGTGAAATGAAAGCTCGCGGTCCTGTTCCTAACACCATCACTTTTGTGGCAGTCTTGGCGGCTTGTGCTCATGCAGGGCTAGTTCCAGAAGGCCGGGAGGCTTTTGCAAGCATGAGGCAAGATTACGGCTTAGTGCCAAGTGTGGAGCATCATGTTTGCCTAGTTGATATGCTCGGGCGTGCCGGGCTTCTCAATGAAGCATATCAGTTGATTAAAGAGCTTGGTGCTGAGGAGGCAGCCCCGGCTGTTTGGACTGCCATGCTTGGGGCTTGCAAGATGCACAAGAATTTCGATCTTGGAGTAATAGTTGCTGAACATCTGTTGGAGGTTGAGCCTGAAAATCCTGGCCATTATGTAATGCTTTCGAATATATATGCACTGGCAGGCCGGATGGATCGGGTGGAAATGATTAGAAACATGATGATGGGAAGAAGCTTGAGAAAGCGAGTTGGCTATAGCACGATTGACTTGAATCACAGAACCTACCTGTTTAGCATGGGAGACAAGTCCCACCCTGAAACTAGTGAAGTTTATCAGCATTTAGATGAACTAATGTCCCGGTGCAGGGAAGCAGGGTATGCACCGGCGCCTGAGTCAGTGATGCatgaagtggaagaagaagagagggaaTATGCCCTTAGATATCATAGTGAGAAGCTTGCAATCACATTTGGGCTGTTGAAAACCAAGGATGGTGTGTCCATTCGGATTGTAAAGAATCTTCGAATGTGCGAGGACTGCCATGAGGCAATTAAGTTTATTTCTATAGTTACCAAACGAGAAATTATTGTTCGGGATAAGCTTCGGTTTCACCACTTCAAAGATGGCTCCTGTTCGTGTATGGATTACTGGTGA